Below is a genomic region from Candidatus Eremiobacteraceae bacterium.
CCCATCGTCCCCTCGCGCTCACGGCGCCCGCCGTAGATACGACGAAACGCCTCTTCCGATAAGAGTCTTCACGCCAATCTTAGCGGTTGGCCAGACGCGCTCACTATGCGAGGAATCACGCGGCGAGGGGACGCGAATCACACGCGAAGCGGCGAGTGATTGATATCACGTAGGAATAAAAAAGACGCCCGCGTCAGAGCGACGCAGGCGCGATGCGGCGGGCCAGGCGCGCTAGACGGCCTGCGAAACCTTCCCCGGAACGCTCGTTCGCAAGGCTTCGAGCACGTCCGTGACGTCGGCGTCGCTCATGCTCGGAAAGAGCGGCAACGAGATAAGCCGCTGCCAGATCTCTTCGGTGACGGGCACATCCGCCGTGAGGTCCTTATGCGCCGTGAAGTGATGGCTCGGAATATAGTGAACGCTCGTGCCGATGTTCTTGGCCTTGAGATCTTCGATAAGCTGGTCGCGCCCGACGCCGGCCTCGCGTTCGTCGACAACGATCGGAAACATGCACCAGCTATGCCGATCCTTTGAGCCGAGTTTGCCAAGACCGCCGACGGAAACGCCGGGGATCTGCTCCACGCCCGCGATAAAACGTTGCGCGATCTCGTCGCGGCGCCGCTGCATCGTATCGAGTTTCTTCAATTGAGAGATGCCGAGGGCGGCGGCTAGGTCGGGCATATTGTCTTTGTAGCCATGCTCCATGATGTCGTAGCGCCACGATCCGGCCGACGTATAGCGCTTCCAAGCATCTCTGTCCATCCCATGAAGCGCAAGAATCCTGACTCGCTCCATCAGCGCATCGTCGTTGGTCAGGAACATGCCGCCTTCGGCCGACGTCACGTTCTTCGTCGCATAGAAGCTGTACGCTGCGGCGTCAGCTCGCGTTCCCGACCATTGTCCGTCGTCTAGCATGCCGATGGCGAGGGCGGCATCTTCGAAGACCTTTATGCCGCGCGGCTTGGCCCACGCCACGATGGGCGCCGCGTTAGCCGGCCGGCCGGCATAATGCATGGTCATGATGATCTTCGTCCGCGGCGTCACCACGCGTTCGATCGTCTCGACCGACAGACAGAGCGTCTCGGGGTCCACGTCGCAGAACACCGGCTTTGCGCCGATCTGTACGGCGCAGTTGGCGCCGGCGACGAAGCTCAGGCTCGGCATCACGATCTCGTCGCCTTCGCCCGCACCAAGCGCCAGGAAACCGAGATGGATCGCCGCCGTACAGCTATTGAGGGCGACCGCATGCTTTACGCCGGCGGCGGCGCCGAAAAGCTGCTCGAACTCGCGGACTTTTGGACCCGTTGTCAGCCAGCCGCGCGACAGCGTGTCGGTGACGGCTGCGATGTCGTCTTCTTCGATGTACGGCCGGCAATACGGCAAGAACTCGGATCGCATGCTATGGTACCCTCTCCAGCATCGGCGGCGGCGGCAAAGTTGAAAGCTTGGGCGGAGCGGCGCTGCCGTCGACGACGACAGCCGTTCGCTCGGCATGCAGTACGCTGCTTGCCATGGCGCGCGCGGCAAGTACGAGCGCGAACATCCACCACGTGAACTTCTGATGCATGATGTGCACGAACAGTGCGCTGACAAAGGTGCCGAACACTCCGCCTTCGATCATGATGCGCATGTCGTACAGGCGATGGCCCTTCGGGATGAAATCCACGGCTTTGAACGTGTACCACCAACCGAGCAAGAGGAAGATCGTGCCGACGACGCCCAGCTCGACGACGACTTCGAGTATGATGTTGTGCGGCCCGCGGTTCCAGTTCGTGTAGAACGTGTTCCAGACCGTGAGGAAATATTTGTTGTACACCGTTCCGAAATTGTCGAGACCCGCGCCGAAGAGCCAATAGTGTTTGGCGGCGACAAGGCCGACTTTCCAAATCGGGATGCGGCCCGAGCCGCCGTTGTCCGCTCCGGTTCGGTCAGGCGCGACGAAGCGCAGCCAGACGTTGGGGTAGATGAAGCTCACGAGCAGTCCGCACACGGTGACAAAGGTGAGTTGCGCGCGGTAGCGGTTCTTCCAGAAGAAATAACCGATCGTCGCCGCATCGGCCACGATCGCGCCTCGCGAACCGACCACATATTGGCCGACCATCAGAATCGCAAAGGCGCCGAGGTACACGATTTTTCTAAAGCCCCACCGCTCTCGCAGGGCTGCCATGACGACCGCTCCGATCGGGAACACCAGCGAAGCAGCGAAGTAATCCGACGACAGGTGGTTGCCCTCGGTGTCGAAGTGCCCTTTGAGGCGCCCCTGGTTGATGAACTGGCCGCTGGAGAAAACAATGGCGCCGAAGATCGCTGCGATGCACGATCCGATGATGAAGGCGGCCAGCAATAGCTTGAATTCGTCTTCTTCCACGGGGACGATGATAAAGCCGAGATAGAGCACGATGAGCGACACGAGCGTGCCGTAGTACGTCAGCACGTTGGCGTCCACGTTGACCGCCCAGAGCAGCGAGGCCGTGGCCCAGACGAAGTAACCTATCCACATCACTGCGGAGATGCCCGGATTCACGACGCGGCGCTTGCGCGCGACCCAGAAGAGCACGGCGAGAAGCGCCATTCCGCCGGCGAGTTTCGTTGCGCTGCTTCCGGACGTGAGGTTCAAGTACGAATCAGACGGCACGAGCAGCGCGTAAAAGGCGACCGGGAAGATCCACGGGCGCTTTATGCTGAAGATCAGAGCCGGCGGGATGAAGAGGACCGCGATCGCCATCGCGATGCCGGTCTTGGTCCCGCAATAGCCAGACAAAAGTCCAAACGCGATCGTGCATCCTTGATCGCCAAGCGCAAGTTGGAACGCGCATGCCAAGAGAAAGACGAAGACCCCGACCGCAACGCCGAGGGCCACCCAGCCCCACGCCGACAGCTTCGGTATTTGCGTTGGCCCGAGCACCGGCAGATAAATCACAGCGCGGATCCCCGGAGCGTCGCCGCGCGGGCAAACTTGGTCAGCTCGCGGCGAATGGCGACGCGCGCACCTTCACCCGAATAGCGTGAGATCACGTACTCGCGACCGGCGATATTCGGTGTTAACTCGCCCGCCCGCAGACGAGAGCGCAGTTCTCGAAGCTGCGCGGCCGCTTCGTTCTCGGTCAGCGCAAGCCGCGACGCCTCGAATGGATGATTCCAGATGACTTCCCGGCCATGATTGAGCGCTTCGAGCACCATGAATGAGAGACCGTCGTGCCGCGGCAGCCGCAGGAGGACGTGCGAGCGCGCGTAGACCGCGTCCATATCAAGCTGATGGCCGAGGAACGTCACGTTGCCCGGCGCAATGCGGCCCGCGCCGTCGGTGCCGACGACGAGAAAACGGACGTCTGTGAAACGCTCGGCGAGCGAGAGGACGATCTCGCCTCCGTAGAAATCGAATTTGGGGCTCGGCAGATACGCCAGAACCGTCAGCGGCTCCGGCGGCATCGGCCGCAAGTCGACCGCGCTCAACGCGCTCAGCGGGAATTGCTTTGCGGCGATCCCGGCGTGACGAAGCTCTTCGACGAGCTCGGCGGAGACCGCCCAGTCTTCGACCAGTCCGGTGGCGTGCTGCTCTACGACCCGCGGTTCGCGCGCGCGCAAGACGTCGCTGCCGACCCAATGCTTGATGACGGGCCGGCGCATCGCTTTGCAGACGTCAAAGATGCGCGGTCGCACGAAAGGTCCGCCGCCGACTTGGTAGACGACGTCGCAAAACGGCACGCGCAACGCTGAGAACCGACCGTAGACGCAGCGGAGATTCTCGTCGCCCAACGCTTGCAGCAGCGGTTTCGCGAGCCGCGGGAATCCGAGAAGCAGGACCGTCGCCTGCCGCTCACCGCGCGTCGACGGAGATCGGCCGCTATTCGAGACGTCCGAGGATGCCATCATAGGAGGACGATCTTCTCCCGATCGTGCTTGACGCGGCGAGTGGCGTTGCGCGAGTCCAAGATGGACGTCGCGTGGGTCGTGATCATATCCCAATCGGTTTCGTCGTGGTCGGTCATGATGCACACGCAGTCGGCAGCGCTCAATCGTTCCGGCGTGAGAGGAACCGAGTGCCGCAAGCGTCCGTTTCGATCCCGAAAACTCGGCACGTGCGGGTCGTGATACGTCACGATGGCTTGATCTGCTTCGAACAAGTACATGCATTTCAGAGCGGGGGATTCCTGCCAGTCGTCCACGTTCTTCTTGTAGGCCATACCGACCAGGAGTATGTTCGCGTCGCGCATCGGCTTGCCGCCAAGGTTGAGCTGGCGGATGACCTTCTCGCGGACGAATTGCGGCATGAGGATGTTGATCTCGGCCGCAAGCTCCGAGAAGCGCAGGTGGAAATCGTGTTGGCGCGCGGCCCAGGCGAGATAGAACGGGTCCAGCGGGATCCAGTGTCCGCCGACGCCCGGCCCAGGATCGAAACGCATGATGCCGTACGGCTTAGTCGCCGACGCTTCGATCACTTCCCAGACGTTGATGCCGAGCTTGTCACAGAGAAGCGCGAGCTCGTTCACGAGCGCGATGTTGACCGCGCGGAAGGTGTTTTCGAACACCTTGGTGATCTCGGCCACTTTGGGGCTCGAGACCGCGATGACTTCGGGAATCGTCTGCTTGTAGAATGTGGTTGCGACGTCCAAACACGCCGGCGTCAGCGCGCCGACGATCTTGTTGACGTTGAGCGCGCTCAACTCGACGTTGCCCGGATCAGAACGCACGGGTGAGAACGCGAGGAAGTAATCTTCGCCTGCCTTGAGGCCCGATGAGTCGAAGATCGGCCGCAGCACGTCTTCCGTAAGCCCGGGATACGTCGTGCTTTCAAGCGTGATGAGCCGGCCAGGCAGCAGTTGCGCGGCGATCAGTTCGCCCGTGCGCCGGACGAACGATGTGTCGGGGTCTTTGCTCGCGGTGACGGGCGTCGGCACGCAGATCACGATCACGTCAAAATCGCGGATGGAATCGAAGTCGGTGGTGGCGGTCAACTTTCCGCTCGCCACGGCTGATGCAAGATCGTCGTCGCGGACATCGCGAAGATAGTTGAGCCCTTTGGTGAGCTGCGCAACCCGGATATGATCGTGGTCCACGCCGACGACGTCGAAGCCCGCCTTCGCGTGGGCCACGGCGAGAGGCAGACCGATAAAACCGATGCCGATGACGCCGACGCGGGCCGTGCGCGCGATGATCCGCTGCTTCAGCAGCTCCCGGTGATTGGGGCGCTCGATCGTCTCAAGCGCCTGCATCGGCGGCTCCCGCGAGGTCAGCCGCTTTCGACGCTGCACCATCGATGTTCGGAAGAGCTGAGTGAACCGCACCGTTGCCGGCGGCGGGTGACGACGCCGCTATCTGCGTTGCGACTCCATTGCGCTCGCCGATCAAGTGCGGGCTCGGCGTATACGACGGCACAAGGGCGCTCATCAACTTGACGACCGTCTCCGGATCGGGAGTGCGGACGGCGAGATCGAGCCTGCCGATCGTGTCGGAAAGACGATCGTATTCGATGCGTTCCTGCTGCGCCATGAAGAGCCGTTCGTTGATGGTCGGGTTCTCACGCTCGCGCGCGGTGAGCATCTCTTCAAAGAGCTTTTCGCCGGGCCGGATGCCGGTGAAGACGATATCCACGTCCTCGTACGGCCGCAGCCCCGAGAGACGGATGAGATTTTCCGCGAGCTCGACGACGCGTACCGGCTCGCCCATATCCATGACAAAGACCTGGCCATCGCGTCCGATCGCCATCGCTTCGAGAACGAGCGTGACCGCCTCTGGTATCGTCATGAAGTAGCGGACCATGTCCGGATGCGTGACGGTGATCGGCGAGCCGCTCTCGAGCTGGCGCTTGAACGTGTTGATGACGCTGCCGCGGCTGCCGAGCACGTTGCCGAATCGTACCGAGACGAATTCCGTTCCGGTGCGGCCTTCGAACGACTGACAGATGAGCTCTGCGGCGCGTTTGGTCGCGCCCATCATGCTGCTCGGATTGACGGCTTTATCGGTGGAGATCATCACGAACTTCGCGACGCCGCTCGCGGCGGCCGCGAGCGCGAGCACTTGCGTGCCAAGGACGTTGTTGCGCACGGCCTCGCACACGTTGTCCTCGACGATCGGCACGTGCTTGTGGGCCGCGGCATGGAAGACGATATGGGGGCGGAATCGCGCGAACGTGCGGCGCACACGAGCCACATCGGCCACGTCGGCGACGATGATGCGTGTCTGCGTGAAGCCGAGGCTCGAGCGCAATTCTTGGTCGATGGCGAACAGGCT
It encodes:
- a CDS encoding O-antigen ligase family protein; the encoded protein is MIYLPVLGPTQIPKLSAWGWVALGVAVGVFVFLLACAFQLALGDQGCTIAFGLLSGYCGTKTGIAMAIAVLFIPPALIFSIKRPWIFPVAFYALLVPSDSYLNLTSGSSATKLAGGMALLAVLFWVARKRRVVNPGISAVMWIGYFVWATASLLWAVNVDANVLTYYGTLVSLIVLYLGFIIVPVEEDEFKLLLAAFIIGSCIAAIFGAIVFSSGQFINQGRLKGHFDTEGNHLSSDYFAASLVFPIGAVVMAALRERWGFRKIVYLGAFAILMVGQYVVGSRGAIVADAATIGYFFWKNRYRAQLTFVTVCGLLVSFIYPNVWLRFVAPDRTGADNGGSGRIPIWKVGLVAAKHYWLFGAGLDNFGTVYNKYFLTVWNTFYTNWNRGPHNIILEVVVELGVVGTIFLLLGWWYTFKAVDFIPKGHRLYDMRIMIEGGVFGTFVSALFVHIMHQKFTWWMFALVLAARAMASSVLHAERTAVVVDGSAAPPKLSTLPPPPMLERVP
- a CDS encoding nucleoside-diphosphate sugar epimerase/dehydratase, translating into MSASVGDGERPDNGRSRSLISLGFDVLVAVGAFAAAGILTGTKIAPTFAAVVFSIIFPGVILAFMTAGFEYLHGRMARPAPRALFTLVGAVAATGLLIALSRAIDFAWTPLSATLASALFLAIRPIARARRGAEIGTVARSRKPHAKRTLVVGSKDAAAALIRLIAARDDLPFDVVGCIDDSPVRKSVEGVAVVGAVDRIAEIIKRFEAECVIIAATNVSRERVRDINDLCSGVSAPDGGRIVVKVLPEVAEMLMGTIQVGRLRDVSLEDLLRRKRVTIDARLAAPHLRNQIVLVTGAGGSIGSELCRQIAAFEPKLLLLLGHGENSLFAIDQELRSSLGFTQTRIIVADVADVARVRRTFARFRPHIVFHAAAHKHVPIVEDNVCEAVRNNVLGTQVLALAAAASGVAKFVMISTDKAVNPSSMMGATKRAAELICQSFEGRTGTEFVSVRFGNVLGSRGSVINTFKRQLESGSPITVTHPDMVRYFMTIPEAVTLVLEAMAIGRDGQVFVMDMGEPVRVVELAENLIRLSGLRPYEDVDIVFTGIRPGEKLFEEMLTARERENPTINERLFMAQQERIEYDRLSDTIGRLDLAVRTPDPETVVKLMSALVPSYTPSPHLIGERNGVATQIAASSPAAGNGAVHSALPNIDGAASKAADLAGAADAGA
- a CDS encoding DegT/DnrJ/EryC1/StrS aminotransferase family protein — translated: MRSEFLPYCRPYIEEDDIAAVTDTLSRGWLTTGPKVREFEQLFGAAAGVKHAVALNSCTAAIHLGFLALGAGEGDEIVMPSLSFVAGANCAVQIGAKPVFCDVDPETLCLSVETIERVVTPRTKIIMTMHYAGRPANAAPIVAWAKPRGIKVFEDAALAIGMLDDGQWSGTRADAAAYSFYATKNVTSAEGGMFLTNDDALMERVRILALHGMDRDAWKRYTSAGSWRYDIMEHGYKDNMPDLAAALGISQLKKLDTMQRRRDEIAQRFIAGVEQIPGVSVGGLGKLGSKDRHSWCMFPIVVDEREAGVGRDQLIEDLKAKNIGTSVHYIPSHHFTAHKDLTADVPVTEEIWQRLISLPLFPSMSDADVTDVLEALRTSVPGKVSQAV
- a CDS encoding nucleotide sugar dehydrogenase, whose protein sequence is MVQRRKRLTSREPPMQALETIERPNHRELLKQRIIARTARVGVIGIGFIGLPLAVAHAKAGFDVVGVDHDHIRVAQLTKGLNYLRDVRDDDLASAVASGKLTATTDFDSIRDFDVIVICVPTPVTASKDPDTSFVRRTGELIAAQLLPGRLITLESTTYPGLTEDVLRPIFDSSGLKAGEDYFLAFSPVRSDPGNVELSALNVNKIVGALTPACLDVATTFYKQTIPEVIAVSSPKVAEITKVFENTFRAVNIALVNELALLCDKLGINVWEVIEASATKPYGIMRFDPGPGVGGHWIPLDPFYLAWAARQHDFHLRFSELAAEINILMPQFVREKVIRQLNLGGKPMRDANILLVGMAYKKNVDDWQESPALKCMYLFEADQAIVTYHDPHVPSFRDRNGRLRHSVPLTPERLSAADCVCIMTDHDETDWDMITTHATSILDSRNATRRVKHDREKIVLL